Genomic segment of Mytilus edulis chromosome 12, xbMytEdul2.2, whole genome shotgun sequence:
aaattttggtaaatgccctttcatgagctattaagtcttatatgaaaaaataaatgggtgttatggggcaaaatattttatattgtattgtatggaaaaacacaaaGGAGTCTGAAcgtttgacacaaattccaaaatctcacataagtacatccttaaggttGCTTTATTagccccttatcaagactcaaagcattatcattgccaaacacataattcatttgaaaaggtcttcccgaatcgactggacgtacacgaaaatatttgccactggtctttactcaaacaacgattcactcattaatgcattactaaaaaagtgtgaggtaaatgtattgtttgtctagtatctcagatccgttaaattacacttaaaataaaatataaatataaacatctCCCTTTGCTATATACTcattggagaagaaataccatttgaaagaaatagaaaagataaaaatgtagtgatccttaacatctcaatcctttttctttgtctgtaagcacgctgctgcagcctaTGTTTTTAATGCgtaataggcgagtgactttaaccataaaCTTAAATGTTTAATGCACcaacctaacacacggctaaattatatattatttgaaaGCTACACAgctgtactatctgttttgcccaGTCgtaaaaaatcgtacggtgcaatttccgtcaaatcaagatcaaaggtcaaggacGAATAAGTGCATGTTTCTAATATTTCAGCTTGATTGCATATTATGACTTTTGTATACtaaattcacatatgcaaacaatttaaacttttagcagagagattaaaagtctttaatcaaatgcatttttaaatattttaagctTGTTTTTTTGAGAcagcacatgtttcctgaaattcgagtaaaagttaacaaaatgtgtgaaaacccaaATGTTTCTTTCTGATGCAACTACTTATCACTCAAAACTAAGTAAAACACTGTAATtactatcaaagaagtttttgacatcataaatttcctaaaattatgcttacGTCTGATCaaacagcaaaacaaaacaactcatacagttgcccaaaatacAGCCATCTGCGAGAAAAAGCTTTTAAGCAATTGTcttcctatttaaacattgtatgtggtcaatataagattgaataaacaaattcttaagaatctgaaaaatgtaaagtaaaaaaaaatatgttctcgAATCATACAATTGCTTGAAATAAAGTGGGCGAAACTTTGAGATTGCAATCTGCATTTTAACTATCAGACTGacgacttttctaattgtttgatttgtagcttcattataaatattgatgtagtgaaaagacCTTTTATTCATTTAATGTGAACCATAAACaagaaattgaaaatttagacaaaaataaataaaaaataaattgattaaaaattgaaatttcaaagaattaaaaaaacagtaaacacattataaaacttgaTTTCTTGAATGCTTAAATTGAGTTGTTCAATGTTTAAATGCATAAATtcatcaaataagaataattttgaaaaaaacaatccATTAATACGCAATGATTTTTGTTACAATTAGATTTCCTGAATAGCTTGAAAGACtagttcatttttcatacgagGATGACTTCATGCAAGAGCTTCTGATGACGACTGAAAAGAAGCTACCAGTATCTTGAAAATTCCTTTTCCACTATATAAACTATTGCATCTTATTGCCTGAATAGTGCCAAATTTGTAACAATGTTGGACTTGtttttttccattgaaattgaaaataaaagactcaacagatatagctatagtttactctatcacgtatcttTAAATCGAcgatgagggttggttgagaacaagttttacgacaaaagagatgagcataAATCAACCCATCAAAACACTCTTTACTACCCAATTATAACCTGTCTATTTTTATGTTGCAACACtatagcaacgcctgcatatctaAACAACTAAAGGAGGAGACCGAATTCACTGTGCCTTAACTCCTCTGAAACAACAACAAGTCGGAAATATTTATGTTAGGACGTATTAATGTAGGGTTTTGTAtttcctaaatttgtctttgcATGCTCAGTCGACGTGCTGCCCGcgaaattaaataaaactctTTATATAAACACTTGCCCAATTGTAATGCGATTTCTCGGCATCTTCTTCAGGAGTATATATATATCCAAGTTTATACAATATTCCAGAGCTTGTATTTACTTTCACGATTTTCATGATGGTGCGTAACTGCTCACATTGAAggtattaaataaaggcaacaatagtatactcATCAACCGATTTACAAGTAACTGATCAAAAtctgggtcacaaaccaaaaccgagggaaacgcagcaactataagagaaaaacaacggaataacagaaacactgaactgctacaaaaacaaaagcCAACATACAAAGGAACAGACTATTCGATACCTACTGCCATAtgcctgatttggtacaggacatttgaagaaaaatggtggtttgCATGAACATggttcaaatgcaaagttgaaatcatccctttgaaaattttatggacgccaatACGAGTTGATGGacaattatgaaatatctgtttcgaCAGATGACAACTGATTAGTTCCAATCGACGAAATAAAATACCGTCATCTCTGCCTTGAATGTCACCTACCGAACAAGACTTGGCACCGAGTTAGGAATTACATGAGCCAAAAGACggatgtcacatgtggaacatgatctgctcACCCTTTGGGAGCCCTTAGTTCACACCAAATATTTATTGGGGGTTTGTGTTACTtaatctgtagttttatatgttgtgttttgtatactgttccttgtctattttgttttttgcccggctttgtcagttcgttttcaaTTATGAGTggatgtccctttgatatatttcgtcactcTTCCAgtagtaaaagtttttaaaaaaatgtagatCATTGTAGTtaaatgtatcatgataacgaTTTGGTTGTATATAGATATCATCGtgagcaaattaagttattttcgcagatatttgtcttattgcgttAATCTTCTTCACTATACTTTGAGGCGATTTTTTTGtcgattttcattactgcaagttaatgtctttagagttaaataataccaaagggacaatcaacatctTAAATCGTGAATGAAACAAACTTAATTAAAACCAtatgaacaaataaaataaaaatagcagTTCACAAAACACAGCACAGCATGAAAACAATCACTGcctaaaacagcgaatgatcctatgaggtcaggaagggtattcaactttttcattttttatttcacaactgcttatagtgttttacatacacaatgacctgcagttgtattttaaaagctgATGTTGAAAATACTATtgcatcttttattcaaataattaaagaatttaaacttctaaacacatttaatatgtcTAACAGGATTTTAAACGCAATAAGATGCAGCAGCAATATATTTAGTTCGTTTACATCCCGTtttagacaaccaagtgtttctaaacaaggtgacttatttcaatgttgcctacgatttagtcgcaaagttatgtttgtttattaatcattattacaaaaagtaaaatgtttgacttcgcaaaaatcatatttttaccTCAATTAGCCCGTATATATTCTTTTCGACTTTTATATATCCTTTCTTTTATTATAGAAAATCATTCTCCTCCCTGATATTGACAATTATCGATGTGCTATCTTAACATAGAATAACAAAATGATAGCTATTTGTagatggcagatttttgggcaactACAAACACTTCAACAGAAGGCTGTTCTATGAACAACaattaataattgcatcttaaaattacaaaacaaatatttcttgacataaaacatatacttttatctatttttttagcatacaaatatcgatccaccaagatatattttgcttttggaacaatttttttatgatatgtAATGAATTTCAATTTTCAGGAAATATTGCGCATCTAATCTCTTATTTTTTGTTCGATTTTGAAATAATGCATCATGTATAAAAAGTTCatatgatcttttggaaaattttatggtacaagaatAAGTAAATGGCCTTTTGTTTAATAATCGCTAAAATTGGAATGCTTATTCACGACCTTTAGCCTTGATTTAACAGAAAATgcactgtacgatttttttacgaccgggcaaaacataAATTACAGATTAttagctttcaaatgatatataatacagccgtgtgttaggtgggtgcattaaagtcgttaactaagcctctttttgatataagttactCGCCTATAATCGAGACATCTTAAGTATCGTTTAACTACTCTAAATAGTCAAAATGGGTTTTATAAAAGAGCAACCAATTAAccgccaaaataaaggggggaggtatatatttttttctgagtcaGAATTATTTCGCGCGAACGtctttattcatgtttttttcgATGCCAGCACCaaatatcttttttcaatatttaacactgtaaTGGATGGGGAaactctggattcagaatattttttttagcatctctatcatgtctatgacaagaatgttttttttttttatcaaattgtaaattgtgatcagaatatttttcaagaaaaaatccaCACACACcctttttgaagtcaaatggtcggTCTTTATAACTGGTAGAAAATGTGTCCGCAAAATTGGcattcagttctacgtaatgaacatttaaatgccATATAATTTACAAGTGTGAACacatcttatgtacaggtaattaaacaacgtttaaagatgtgaacaaatttaatgtgaaaccagtgtacattacatcaaactaaatgtaaacatgtttactgtacatggcgtttggtgtgaacatgGCCTTAGAGAATCAAAAACGTGTAGATGTGTTAAGTATGTGAAACTAAGGCTAGATTTTATATTAGAGAGAAATTCCAAGTTTTTATTTTACAGCTAAATACAATCATgacattttctttaatttgtcaTATACCACATTTTCGAAACGATAATTAAATGTGGTATGagtaacaatgagaaaaatctttATCCAAATAACGATTcgtaaaagaaaacaattttagatCAAAAACCAGTCTTCAAACACGGAGCATTTGCTAACACCGAACAGTAAactataaatcattattttaaaactttgcaaaagaaaaaaccaacggtataatctttataaaaatgataaattagaaaCACGTATGAAATAAATACTTATAACTGTCTTTAGATGTTTGAATTAACTTAAATGTGTGTGGATTGCTATGTATGGTACAATTGTCTAGTGGGATCAAAAGGTAATATGTAGGGACTTCGACAATTTCGTAAGAGAATACAAGTCTGTATCGTAAACGCCTAATTTCAAGTGGGTATCTATTTGAGTCTGTCATCATTTCAGTTACTAAGCTGGTGTTATGAGAGAGTTTGTATAAGAAGCGTGCTGTTCTTCTCTGAACGTTTTCTATTTGTGAAATTTGCTGTTTTTAATGCGAATCCCAAATAATTGTGCAGTACTATCATTTATGTCGGACAAGAGCTTTCAATGCATTATTTAGGTTTCGACGAAAAAATCCAAGATACTGATTTACTTTTGATGTCATGTTATCGATATGTTTGTCCCATGTTGAATTTGATTAAGGAGTAAGTTCTAAATATTTTGTAGAGTCGTTTTTAGGGCCTGCTTTTGTAATTTATAAGTGAAGTCAAAAGGTTACCACTTTTAGTTACCCTGAAATCGTTGCACTTATCATGGTGAAAATGGATGAGCCAGTCCTTCTTCCATCTGCCGACCGCATCTAAATCCGACTGTCATTTGTATGTGTCATCTGGTGTTTTCTTCCCCTATATATATTACTGTCATCTGCGAACATCTTAATGTACTATGTTCAATATATCCTGCAAAatcattgataaatattaatcaaaatattaaagtttGTTGATTTAATGTTGTTGGGTAATGATCAACCGTCAAAGGACGATTGATTAAAACAGCATTACACATGTACATTATCGGTTTTGAGTTCAACAGTCCTATACACAGACCTCATGCAGGGGGAGGCGAATAGTATTagtgggacattcaaactcatcagtcgaaCATACTTGACAATGTGAAtggtgaaaaaaagaaaaacaatcaagCAAGATTTCACAAAACACaatacagaaaactaaagactgatcaacacaaTGTCAATCAACAACTAGGGGTTAGATAAGGTGTTCCGGAAAGGTAATCAAATCCTGCGCCATATGTGGAACCTGTTAGAGAAAGTTTTGCATAATACAACTAATATTTGTCTTCTCCATATTCCGAGCAAGAATTTGTATTATTGTTGTTACAATGGATCAATATTTATCTGAATATTTTATATTGTCCATGTCAGCATAATGAATATCTGTTAGAAGGATGCATgatctatttattatttattttactctTTAGCATGTGCAAAATCTCAGAATGAGTTTAAGTGCAGCGATGGTACTTGCATACCTGCAAACTGGGTTTGTAACGGTAATGAAAACTGTGAGGATGGCGGTGACGAGCTGGAAGCTATTTGCCAAGGTAggatcattgtatatatatatatattcataaaattaaCTTGTGTCTCATCACATAGGTTTACACATAGTAACCTGGAATGAATCTTTTaattataacatgagcaacacgaagggtgtctatccttccggagcacctgagatcaccccataTTTTAGTAAGGTTCGTGTCgctaagtctttatttttctatgttgtattttgggGTACCATggttatctgtttgtctttttatttttgagctatggcgttgtcaatttatgtttgatatatgagtttgaatgtcacccTCGTATCTTTCGCGCCGCTTTTTTCATTTCTTGGTATGTAATGACAGGCAGGACGAGGACAACATATTAATTCTGTGATTTTTGtcatgttgtttgtcttttggaaaTTTTTCGGTTATTGTCAGTTAGTTATCGATTATTAGATTTGACTCTCACATTGGTATCTTGTGCATATCCCTTTCAAAGACAgtaatataatacatgtagtatagttcgttaaataaataaacatacttttttaaagatagttattttagattagaccattggtttccACGTCTGAATGGTTTTACCCTAGTAacttttggggacctttatagattgctgttctgTGTGGGCCAAGGCTCCGAgctgaaggccgtaccttgacctatattggttaacttttattaattgttacttagatggagagttgtcttattgacacttataccacttcttcctatatctaaatgtTTGACTTTTTATGCCCAagttatgggcattatgttttctgatctgtgtgtctgttcgttcgtccgttcgtctgtccgtccggcTGTCCCGCTACAGGTTAAAATATTTTGGTCggggtaatttttgatgaagttgaagtccaataaacttgaaatttagtacacatgttcactatgatatgatctttctaatttgaatgagaaattaaaaaaaataccaaattgtcacgatccactgaacatagaaaatgaaagtgctgATAGGGCagccgtgtactatggacacattcttgtttattcatATTTTCTATTTCTTATATATGCCTTACGATGCATTCTTTTGCGGTAAAAGGAAAGAATAAATAGGTCTGATAAATCCTCTGAAgtcataatttgaaaaaaaatactttttgaagTTCATATTAGAAATCTTTGGtattgttgaaataaaaaattaaaagttaaatttgCAAAAACACAATGTTAACTACTTGGTCTTTCATTTTCAGGATGTTTCATTGGAGACAAAGACGCATTTAAGTGTAACGATGGGATATGTATTCAAAAGAATTGGATCTGTGATAACTTTCCTGATTGTTCGGAAAATGAAGATGAAATACATTGTCAAGGTGATTTATGAGTAAATGGTTTCATATATGACCCttgaagttatcattttctaaaaaataataCATCGTTAATCTCACGTtgtaattggccgtttcagaatttGAAAAaccatgggtaatttcattgctCGTAtccccaaaatgaaaatatagtCACGTCATTGGATGAacttccattgtttatgacatttttaccaaTCACGATGTTTTGAACacttttggaaatattacccagaatgcattagattctgaaattgCAAATTGATACTCATACTTATAAAAATGCACTATATCCGATATATTGGTAGATTTAAATAGACTTTAACTACACATTTTTAAAGTCCTACGGAAAGAATTTTTCGAAGTTATAATTTCAAAAgaattattgaaccaatgcacGTATATTTACTACACTAAGATTTCTGAGCACTTATTGATATTTATTACAAACTCATAATATTAAATCGAAAAAACGTGTAACCGAGAGTTTATTAGCATCTAATTAATCTTCGAGTAATATTCTTAAGAATACTAGATTGTGACATTTTTGATAAACAATCAACATACATCATCGAGCATGTAAAACAAAGGTGAGATGTTGATTTGGTTTTTAATcttttatagttacatgtattgtaatactcttaaatttgtaaaaagtatcTTACAATTCCAGGAACTGAAACAACACAGAATGAACTAACAACATTCGGTTATAATTCCACTAATCTCGGCAAAACAACAAACCCTGTCATAAAAACAACAGATGAGATGACAGTAATGACAAAATCAATGAGAAGAACGAATGATCGTCCGATTATTGAAGATTTCCAGACGACTACAACAAGTCTCCCATTGACAACAACAGACCATAAAACCTCAAGCATTGGTTTCGCACAACAAACAACAGACCACACAACCACCATCATTGATATAGTACAACAAAAAACAGACCATACAACCACCACCATTGATATATTACAGCCATCAACAGACCAGACAACTTCCATTATTGATATTGCACAACAAACAACAGAACACCCAACTTTCATCATTGATGTATTACAACCGATATCAAACCATACAACAGAAAGCATTGGTGTCgaacaacaaacaacagaccTTACAACAACCATCATTGATGAATTACAACCGACAACAGACCATACACCCGCCATAATCGATATCGGTCAACCACCAGCAGACCAAACAACCAACATCATGCATATGGAACAACAAACTAAAGATCATACAACCACCACCATTGATATAGTACAAACAACAACGTTAACAGACAAAACTACAGCAAGTATTGGTGTCGTACAACAATCAACAGACCAAACAACCAACATCATTGGTATAGTACAACCGATAACATACCATACTTCTAACAGCATTAGTGTCGCACAACAGACAACTGACTACACAACCAATATCATAGATTTCGAACAACCAAAAACACACCATACAACCACCAACATTGATAGTGTACAACCGACAACAGACCATACTACCAACAGTATTGGTGTCgaacaacaaacaacagaccACACAAATATCATCACTGATattaaacaaacaacagcagacaTTACAATAGCTAGCATTGATATCGCACAACAAACTACAGACATCACAGGTGTCATCACTGATATGGTACAAACAACAGTAGACATTACAATATCTAGCATTGATATTGCACAACAAACTACAGACAACACAAAAAACATACTAGATatgaaacaacaaacaacatcCCATACAATTGCTAGCATTGGTGTCCTAAACCagacaacagacaatacaaatactacaacTGATACAATAGAACCAACAACAGATCAGTCAACTACTGTCATTGATAAAGTACAACCAACAACAGACCAAGCAACTACAAGCATTGATT
This window contains:
- the LOC139497819 gene encoding uncharacterized protein, which codes for MALENQKRVDVLTCAKSQNEFKCSDGTCIPANWVCNGNENCEDGGDELEAICQGCFIGDKDAFKCNDGICIQKNWICDNFPDCSENEDEIHCQGTETTQNELTTFGYNSTNLGKTTNPVIKTTDEMTVMTKSMRRTNDRPIIEDFQTTTTSLPLTTTDHKTSSIGFAQQTTDHTTTIIDIVQQKTDHTTTTIDILQPSTDQTTSIIDIAQQTTEHPTFIIDVLQPISNHTTESIGVEQQTTDLTTTIIDELQPTTDHTPAIIDIGQPPADQTTNIMHMEQQTKDHTTTTIDIVQTTTLTDKTTASIGVVQQSTDQTTNIIGIVQPITYHTSNSISVAQQTTDYTTNIIDFEQPKTHHTTTNIDSVQPTTDHTTNSIGVEQQTTDHTNIITDIKQTTADITIASIDIAQQTTDITGVITDMVQTTVDITISSIDIAQQTTDNTKNILDMKQQTTSHTIASIGVLNQTTDNTNTTTDTIEPTTDQSTTVIDKVQPTTDQATTSIDYVQQTTDQATTSIQITTISDVSPFQGIKEAQHGNSFVLFVSFLVLVLTPINNIKLSLRLVHEYVLI